From Hyphomicrobiales bacterium 4NK60-0047b, the proteins below share one genomic window:
- the fliR gene encoding flagellar biosynthetic protein FliR, with protein MNFTLDYLPATAFAVFLIFSRIGPLVMMLPGIGEASVPMRSRLAFAVMLTLVLYPVVVGKIPPLPSSLTGLIGASMKEMIIGFSFGAIIKILSTGIQVAGNVIAFQAGLSFAMTADPTTGRSDSVFSSFLMMLSTVMIFAMDLHHLIIAAMYDSYMMFPPGAPFEIAVFSDAALLTVASIFKIGVQLSTPFIVFGLVFFLGLGILSRLIPQIQVFFIAMPANIYIGTLLFVLLLSAMMNWYLSYYEASIVNLMR; from the coding sequence ATGAACTTTACTCTTGATTATTTACCTGCGACTGCATTTGCGGTGTTTCTTATTTTTTCTCGTATTGGGCCTTTGGTTATGATGCTGCCGGGTATTGGTGAAGCGAGTGTTCCTATGCGCTCTCGACTTGCTTTTGCTGTGATGCTTACCCTTGTGCTTTACCCGGTTGTTGTTGGCAAAATTCCGCCGTTGCCAAGCTCTTTAACAGGCCTTATTGGGGCGAGTATGAAAGAGATGATCATTGGTTTTTCTTTTGGAGCAATTATCAAGATCTTATCTACTGGAATTCAGGTTGCTGGTAATGTGATTGCCTTTCAGGCTGGTTTATCTTTTGCAATGACGGCAGACCCGACTACAGGGCGCTCAGATTCCGTTTTTTCTAGCTTTCTCATGATGTTAAGCACCGTGATGATTTTTGCTATGGACTTGCATCACCTGATTATCGCAGCGATGTATGATAGCTATATGATGTTCCCACCGGGCGCGCCTTTTGAGATCGCGGTTTTTAGTGATGCTGCGCTTTTGACTGTCGCAAGCATTTTTAAAATTGGGGTGCAGTTATCAACGCCCTTCATAGTTTTTGGTCTGGTTTTCTTCTTAGGGCTTGGCATTTTGTCGCGGCTAATTCCGCAAATTCAAGTGTTCTTTATTGCCATGCCGGCCAATATTTATATTGGGACTTTGCTGTTTGTATTGCTCTTAAGTGCGATGATGAATTGGTATTTGAGTTATTATGAAGCGTCTATCGTGAACCTGATGAGATAG